One stretch of Lemur catta isolate mLemCat1 chromosome 2, mLemCat1.pri, whole genome shotgun sequence DNA includes these proteins:
- the DEXI gene encoding dexamethasone-induced protein translates to MPGARVAAHLDALGPLVPYVPPPLLPSMFFVGLFFVNVLILYYAFLMEYIVLNVGLVFLPEDMDQALVDLGVLSDPGSGLYDADSELDVFDGYLE, encoded by the coding sequence ATGCCCGGCGCCCGGGTCGCGGCCCACCTGGACGCTCTGGGCCCCCTGGTCCCCTACGTGCCGCCACCGCTGCTGCCCTCTATGTTCTTCGTTGGCCTGTTTTTCGTCAATGTGCTGATCCTGTACTACGCCTTCCTCATGGAGTACATCGTCCTCAACGTGGGCCTCGTCTTCCTGCCCGAGGACATGGACCAGGCGCTCGTGGACCTCGGCGTGCTCTCCGACCCCGGCTCCGGCCTCTACGATGCTGACTCGGAGCTCGACGTCTTCGACGGGTACTTGGAGTAG